In Triplophysa rosa linkage group LG7, Trosa_1v2, whole genome shotgun sequence, the following proteins share a genomic window:
- the ccdc14 gene encoding coiled-coil domain-containing protein 14 isoform X1, with protein MARQGASRPKCSCHLQVVSSGRLTASGRGHIYKKKVVGRSRTPLEPAYSLYSTDSEDQVTTVHKGLDRCAALLSGILAAEQEESNAKAEGKKSSISKSKPKILSRKTETDRKQHGRKTNAGTLANKKPVPVQKTILSARSYPGLNPVIRGHPAGPAPGTKPKPIQQHSVPPGLSQPAANSEVQKHTVFNCRLTTSTPALSPQRPASAHDEPCSSKCAQSRSSSTEGFHHADPPQFARSFPIPPAVQQQCLVAVQSPFQNGLCTPAQQELPLIARPVCDGPVGSSGNLSCPSTSVPAARVPVQTHVSPARPDPDGPLLMMRCSQERSEESEGDTSAEDENKEEHDVMDTTPVRDISTSPEKTARRVMTVRYMLGELKTLLANQDGEAVRLISEVEQSISLLPLMVGSTNIQAEIALAVQPLRSENAQLRRRLRILNQQLLERERAERRARPVEWNMEVVALQSLNVTLQTQLNESHGEIQKLQQENMRLQNALEKKENDWQRHKEQLETENSRLRLELSEALAEMKNCLIKLQEHEIEKTASTLRLQQGEAEINTLQEFIRSLQRNQIKPYVTQSSQQLDPPQPNSHLTKSVLALHENAQRETTASDKLSNTVKTYLQTLEGTGQASPPRRACAIGKERITPSDSKLSSLMVKDIHKPTLEAIAENVSPAAEQKSTSFAPLKETSVGQHVTGVAPSKPLTQCDELTVTKRKDVDENVGLKYMARAFEKLGVSDGFRNQIFDQFQRVRQCQEMDAEGNTGRPSVMESTFSSCDNKSLASDWSVNTWPTFNTQDEQNFRDGLAALDASIESLQRTLRADLNK; from the exons ATGGCAAGACAAGGAGCTTCAAGACCAAAG TGTTCCTGTCATCTGCAGGTGGTCTCATCAGGCAGACTTACAGCATCTGGACGGGGACACATATacaagaaaaa GGTTGTGGGGAGATCGCGTACACCCCTTGAGCCTGCATATTCCCTTTACTCTACAGATTCAGAAGATCAG GTGACAACGGTACACAAGGGACTGGATCGATGTGCTGCTTTACTCAGTGGGATACTTGCAGCTGAACAAGAAG AATCAAATGCAAAAGCAGAGGGGAAAAAGAGCAGCATCTCTAAATCCAAACCCAAGATTCTGTCAAGAAAAACAGAGACGGACCGAAAGCAACACGGGAGGAAGACCAACGCGGGCACGCTTGCGAACAAGAAGCCAG tTCCGGTGCAGAAGACGATTCTGTCTGCCAGATCGTACCCAGGTTTGAACCCTGTGATCAGAGGGCATCCTGCAGGACCGGCCCCTGGAACAAAACCAAAACCGATTCAGCAGCATTCAGTCCCACCGGGCCTCTCGCAGCCTGCTGCTAACA GTGAGGTTCAGAAACACACTGTGTTTAACTGTCGACTGACTACATCTACACCTGCACTGAGCCCTCAGAGACCCGCTTCAGCTCATGACGAACCT TGCTCTTCAAAGTGTGCACAGAGCAGAAGCAGCTCAACAGAGGGGTTTCATCATGCCGACCCGCCTCAGTTTGCCCGTTCTTTCCCCATCCCACCAGCAGTCCAACAGCAGTGTCTCGTCGCCGTGCAGTCACCTTTCcaaaatggactttgtactccTGCGCAACAAGAGTTACCGTTGATCGCCCGTCCGGTCTGTGATGGTCCCGTAGGGTCAAGTGGGAACTTAAGCTGCCCTTCAACGTCAGTGCCAGCAGCACGGGTGCCCGTTCAGACCCACGTTAGCCCGGCACGTCCTGATCCAGATGGACCGCTGCTGATGATGCGGTGCTCTCAGGAGAGGTCAGAAGAGAGTGAGGGCGATACGAGTGCAGAGGACGAGAATAAAGAAGAGCACGATGTGATGGACACTACACCTGTCAGAGATATCAGCACCAGTCCAGAGAAGACCGCCCGGAGAGTTATGACTGTCAGATATATGCTGGGAGAGCTGAAGACTCTGCTCGCAAATCAGG aCGGTGAAGCCGTGCGTCTGATCTCGGAGGTGGAGCAGAGCATCTCGCTACTCCCGCTCATGGTGGGCAGCACCAACATCCAGGCTGAGATCGCACTCGCCGTGCAGCCGCTCCGAAGTGAGAACGCGCAGCTGCGCAG GCGTTTGCGAATCCTGAATCAGCAGTTATTGGAGCGTGAGAGGGCTGAACGGAGAGCCAGGCCAGTGGAATGGAACATGGAGG TGGTGGCATTGCAGTCACTGAACGTCACTCTTCAGACTCAGTTAAATGAGAGCCACGGAGAGATCCAGAAGCTTCAGCAGGAGAACATGAGACTACAGAACGCCttggagaagaaagaaaatgactGGCAACGGCACAAAGAGCAACTCGAGACAGAGAACAGTCGCCTCAGGCTGG AGTTGAGTGAGGCGTTAGCTGAAATGAAGAACTGCCTGATTAAACTGCAGGAGCATGAGATTGAGAAAACTGCATCGACTCTTCGTCTCCAGCAGGGGGAGGCAGAGATCAACACACTCCAAGAGTTCATCCG GAGTCTACAGAGAAACCAGATAAAGCCATATGTCACCCAGTCATCTCAACAGCTGGATCCACCTCAACCGAACTCGCATCTTACCAAGAGCGTTCTGGCATTGCATGAAAATGCACAGAGAGAGACGACCGCATCAGACAAACTCTCCAACACAGTAAAGACCTATCTTCAGACTCTGGAGGGGACGGGACAGGCCTCTCCTCCCCGCAGAGCTTGTGCGATCGGAAAAGAAAGAATTACACCGTCAGATAGTAAACTCTCCTCTCTAATGGTAAAAGACATACACAAGCCAACCCTGGAAGCTATAGCTGAGAACGTTTCTCCGGCAGCAGAGCAGAAATCAACATCTTTTGCTCCTTTAAAAGAGACTTCAGTGGGGCAGCATGTCACTGGTGTTGCTCCCAGTAAACCTCTCACACAGTGTGATGAGCTGACCGTAACCAAGCGGAAAGATGTGGATGAGAATGTGGGGCTGAAATATATGGCCCGTGCTTTTGAAAAGCTGGGTGTCTCGGATGGATTTCGCAATCAGATCTTCGATCAGTTCCAGCGTGTCCGGCAGTGTCAGGAGATGGATGCTGAGGGAAACACTGGGCGGCCATCAGTGATGGAGAGCACTTTCTCCTCTTGTGATAATAAGTCTTTAGCGTCTGACTGGAGTGTAAATACCTGGCCCACGTTTAACACACAAGATGAGCAGAATTTCAGAGACGGTCTAGCAGCACTTGATGCCAGTATAGAAAGTCTGCAGAGAACGCTGAGAGCTGATTTAAACAAATGA
- the ccdc14 gene encoding coiled-coil domain-containing protein 14 isoform X2, translating into MARQGASRPKVVSSGRLTASGRGHIYKKKVVGRSRTPLEPAYSLYSTDSEDQVTTVHKGLDRCAALLSGILAAEQEESNAKAEGKKSSISKSKPKILSRKTETDRKQHGRKTNAGTLANKKPVPVQKTILSARSYPGLNPVIRGHPAGPAPGTKPKPIQQHSVPPGLSQPAANSEVQKHTVFNCRLTTSTPALSPQRPASAHDEPCSSKCAQSRSSSTEGFHHADPPQFARSFPIPPAVQQQCLVAVQSPFQNGLCTPAQQELPLIARPVCDGPVGSSGNLSCPSTSVPAARVPVQTHVSPARPDPDGPLLMMRCSQERSEESEGDTSAEDENKEEHDVMDTTPVRDISTSPEKTARRVMTVRYMLGELKTLLANQDGEAVRLISEVEQSISLLPLMVGSTNIQAEIALAVQPLRSENAQLRRRLRILNQQLLERERAERRARPVEWNMEVVALQSLNVTLQTQLNESHGEIQKLQQENMRLQNALEKKENDWQRHKEQLETENSRLRLELSEALAEMKNCLIKLQEHEIEKTASTLRLQQGEAEINTLQEFIRSLQRNQIKPYVTQSSQQLDPPQPNSHLTKSVLALHENAQRETTASDKLSNTVKTYLQTLEGTGQASPPRRACAIGKERITPSDSKLSSLMVKDIHKPTLEAIAENVSPAAEQKSTSFAPLKETSVGQHVTGVAPSKPLTQCDELTVTKRKDVDENVGLKYMARAFEKLGVSDGFRNQIFDQFQRVRQCQEMDAEGNTGRPSVMESTFSSCDNKSLASDWSVNTWPTFNTQDEQNFRDGLAALDASIESLQRTLRADLNK; encoded by the exons ATGGCAAGACAAGGAGCTTCAAGACCAAAG GTGGTCTCATCAGGCAGACTTACAGCATCTGGACGGGGACACATATacaagaaaaa GGTTGTGGGGAGATCGCGTACACCCCTTGAGCCTGCATATTCCCTTTACTCTACAGATTCAGAAGATCAG GTGACAACGGTACACAAGGGACTGGATCGATGTGCTGCTTTACTCAGTGGGATACTTGCAGCTGAACAAGAAG AATCAAATGCAAAAGCAGAGGGGAAAAAGAGCAGCATCTCTAAATCCAAACCCAAGATTCTGTCAAGAAAAACAGAGACGGACCGAAAGCAACACGGGAGGAAGACCAACGCGGGCACGCTTGCGAACAAGAAGCCAG tTCCGGTGCAGAAGACGATTCTGTCTGCCAGATCGTACCCAGGTTTGAACCCTGTGATCAGAGGGCATCCTGCAGGACCGGCCCCTGGAACAAAACCAAAACCGATTCAGCAGCATTCAGTCCCACCGGGCCTCTCGCAGCCTGCTGCTAACA GTGAGGTTCAGAAACACACTGTGTTTAACTGTCGACTGACTACATCTACACCTGCACTGAGCCCTCAGAGACCCGCTTCAGCTCATGACGAACCT TGCTCTTCAAAGTGTGCACAGAGCAGAAGCAGCTCAACAGAGGGGTTTCATCATGCCGACCCGCCTCAGTTTGCCCGTTCTTTCCCCATCCCACCAGCAGTCCAACAGCAGTGTCTCGTCGCCGTGCAGTCACCTTTCcaaaatggactttgtactccTGCGCAACAAGAGTTACCGTTGATCGCCCGTCCGGTCTGTGATGGTCCCGTAGGGTCAAGTGGGAACTTAAGCTGCCCTTCAACGTCAGTGCCAGCAGCACGGGTGCCCGTTCAGACCCACGTTAGCCCGGCACGTCCTGATCCAGATGGACCGCTGCTGATGATGCGGTGCTCTCAGGAGAGGTCAGAAGAGAGTGAGGGCGATACGAGTGCAGAGGACGAGAATAAAGAAGAGCACGATGTGATGGACACTACACCTGTCAGAGATATCAGCACCAGTCCAGAGAAGACCGCCCGGAGAGTTATGACTGTCAGATATATGCTGGGAGAGCTGAAGACTCTGCTCGCAAATCAGG aCGGTGAAGCCGTGCGTCTGATCTCGGAGGTGGAGCAGAGCATCTCGCTACTCCCGCTCATGGTGGGCAGCACCAACATCCAGGCTGAGATCGCACTCGCCGTGCAGCCGCTCCGAAGTGAGAACGCGCAGCTGCGCAG GCGTTTGCGAATCCTGAATCAGCAGTTATTGGAGCGTGAGAGGGCTGAACGGAGAGCCAGGCCAGTGGAATGGAACATGGAGG TGGTGGCATTGCAGTCACTGAACGTCACTCTTCAGACTCAGTTAAATGAGAGCCACGGAGAGATCCAGAAGCTTCAGCAGGAGAACATGAGACTACAGAACGCCttggagaagaaagaaaatgactGGCAACGGCACAAAGAGCAACTCGAGACAGAGAACAGTCGCCTCAGGCTGG AGTTGAGTGAGGCGTTAGCTGAAATGAAGAACTGCCTGATTAAACTGCAGGAGCATGAGATTGAGAAAACTGCATCGACTCTTCGTCTCCAGCAGGGGGAGGCAGAGATCAACACACTCCAAGAGTTCATCCG GAGTCTACAGAGAAACCAGATAAAGCCATATGTCACCCAGTCATCTCAACAGCTGGATCCACCTCAACCGAACTCGCATCTTACCAAGAGCGTTCTGGCATTGCATGAAAATGCACAGAGAGAGACGACCGCATCAGACAAACTCTCCAACACAGTAAAGACCTATCTTCAGACTCTGGAGGGGACGGGACAGGCCTCTCCTCCCCGCAGAGCTTGTGCGATCGGAAAAGAAAGAATTACACCGTCAGATAGTAAACTCTCCTCTCTAATGGTAAAAGACATACACAAGCCAACCCTGGAAGCTATAGCTGAGAACGTTTCTCCGGCAGCAGAGCAGAAATCAACATCTTTTGCTCCTTTAAAAGAGACTTCAGTGGGGCAGCATGTCACTGGTGTTGCTCCCAGTAAACCTCTCACACAGTGTGATGAGCTGACCGTAACCAAGCGGAAAGATGTGGATGAGAATGTGGGGCTGAAATATATGGCCCGTGCTTTTGAAAAGCTGGGTGTCTCGGATGGATTTCGCAATCAGATCTTCGATCAGTTCCAGCGTGTCCGGCAGTGTCAGGAGATGGATGCTGAGGGAAACACTGGGCGGCCATCAGTGATGGAGAGCACTTTCTCCTCTTGTGATAATAAGTCTTTAGCGTCTGACTGGAGTGTAAATACCTGGCCCACGTTTAACACACAAGATGAGCAGAATTTCAGAGACGGTCTAGCAGCACTTGATGCCAGTATAGAAAGTCTGCAGAGAACGCTGAGAGCTGATTTAAACAAATGA